The following coding sequences are from one bacterium window:
- a CDS encoding DUF4097 family beta strand repeat protein, with protein sequence MKRMTGALAALAVLMLAAVPGLAEEKRQVEGRVDARSDGIVTVENIAGRIEIVGWDKDEVAYEGHVTGDVQEVVLEGGRKTTLKVRYPRKAKHIEGGAWLVVHVPRASRLAVECISADIEVRDLTGVVEAEAISGDVTVKADCEEVEAESISGDVDVTTQAREVSVGSISGGVKAAGGTAEIEAETVSGSIELSFDRFLNLDVESVSGDADVSGDLDDNGEFDFELHSGTLTLAVPGDVSAEFRVETFSGGIDNGFGQKSRKTSKYTPGRELEFTNNGGSARVRIDTFSGDVIIRKR encoded by the coding sequence ATGAAACGGATGACAGGAGCCCTGGCCGCGTTGGCCGTGCTGATGCTCGCGGCGGTGCCCGGCCTGGCCGAGGAGAAGCGCCAGGTCGAAGGGCGGGTCGACGCCCGCTCCGACGGGATCGTCACCGTCGAGAACATCGCGGGGCGCATCGAGATCGTCGGCTGGGACAAGGACGAGGTGGCCTACGAGGGCCACGTCACCGGCGACGTCCAGGAGGTCGTGCTCGAGGGTGGCCGCAAGACGACCCTCAAGGTGCGCTACCCCCGCAAGGCGAAACACATCGAGGGCGGCGCCTGGCTGGTGGTGCACGTGCCCCGGGCGAGCCGGCTCGCCGTCGAGTGCATCAGCGCCGACATCGAGGTGCGCGACCTCACGGGCGTCGTCGAGGCCGAGGCCATCAGCGGCGACGTCACCGTGAAGGCCGACTGCGAGGAGGTCGAGGCCGAGTCGATCAGCGGCGACGTCGACGTGACCACGCAGGCGCGCGAGGTCTCGGTCGGCAGCATCAGCGGCGGGGTCAAGGCCGCCGGCGGCACGGCCGAGATCGAGGCCGAGACCGTGAGCGGCTCCATCGAGCTCTCCTTCGACCGGTTCCTGAACCTCGACGTCGAATCGGTCTCGGGCGACGCCGACGTGAGCGGCGACCTGGACGACAATGGCGAGTTCGACTTCGAACTGCACAGCGGCACCCTCACCCTGGCCGTACCCGGCGACGTGAGCGCCGAGTTCCGTGTCGAGACCTTCTCGGGCGGCATCGACAACGGCTTCGGCCAGAAGTCGCGCAAGACGAGCAAGTACACGCCGGGCCGCGAGCTCGAATTCACCAACAACGGAGGTTCGGCGCGGGTGCGCATCGACACCTTCAGCGGCGACGTGATCATCAGGAAGCGCTGA
- a CDS encoding porin translates to MFNSKKFTMLVILAVVLTAGAASAGDMNWSFYGKVHSSINMMSNGENSQLGLTSNTSRYGFKGWAPINDEWKFVWQIEQAVNVAQGDLSTNLRNTFVGFKNAKLGEVRMGRHDTPHKTLGRKTTFFFDTVGDNRSMTFGTDTREDDILAWVSPNWDGFSLFLAYQFDQDGTKLSPTAAADAEFHAETVFSGMAAYATDDFFVGASTIMFSEAYGDMDVDGNFGDAPMVFRFAGKYMAEKFALAASYLSVGGQYYDDFTDPANPVFVDQTASTIGFEGLFHANEDYDIKAGYYMADPNGDVDDDDFSLLTVGIDRNFSKALQVYVQYAAMSYGDMAANWSLNSTNGFATGKSYSGWYNADTTSFENPYGFSFGVNYKW, encoded by the coding sequence TTGTTTAACTCGAAGAAGTTCACCATGCTGGTGATCCTGGCGGTCGTTCTGACTGCCGGCGCTGCTTCGGCCGGCGACATGAACTGGTCGTTCTACGGCAAGGTTCACTCGTCGATCAACATGATGAGCAATGGCGAGAACAGCCAGCTGGGCCTGACCAGCAACACCTCGCGCTACGGCTTCAAGGGCTGGGCGCCCATCAACGACGAGTGGAAGTTCGTCTGGCAGATCGAGCAGGCCGTGAACGTTGCCCAGGGTGATCTCTCGACCAACCTGCGCAACACCTTCGTCGGCTTCAAGAACGCCAAGCTGGGTGAGGTGCGGATGGGTCGTCACGACACCCCGCACAAGACCCTGGGCCGCAAGACGACCTTCTTCTTCGACACCGTTGGCGACAACCGGTCGATGACCTTCGGCACGGACACCCGTGAAGACGACATCCTGGCCTGGGTCTCCCCCAACTGGGACGGCTTCAGCCTGTTCCTGGCCTACCAGTTCGATCAGGACGGCACCAAGCTCAGCCCGACCGCCGCGGCCGACGCCGAGTTCCATGCCGAGACCGTCTTCAGCGGTATGGCCGCCTACGCGACCGACGATTTCTTCGTCGGTGCTTCGACCATCATGTTCAGCGAGGCCTACGGTGACATGGACGTCGACGGCAACTTCGGCGACGCCCCCATGGTCTTCCGTTTCGCCGGCAAGTACATGGCGGAGAAGTTCGCCCTGGCCGCCTCCTACCTGAGCGTCGGCGGCCAGTACTACGACGACTTCACCGATCCCGCGAACCCGGTCTTCGTCGACCAGACGGCTTCGACCATCGGTTTCGAGGGTCTGTTCCACGCCAACGAGGACTACGACATCAAGGCCGGCTACTACATGGCCGACCCGAACGGCGATGTCGACGACGACGACTTCAGCCTGCTGACCGTCGGTATCGACCGCAACTTCAGCAAGGCCCTGCAGGTCTACGTCCAGTACGCGGCGATGAGCTACGGCGACATGGCCGCCAACTGGTCGCTGAACTCCACCAACGGCTTCGCCACCGGCAAGTCGTACAGTGGCTGGTACAACGCCGACACCACCAGCTTCGAGAACCCCTACGGCTTCTCGTTCGGTGTGAACTACAAGTGGTAG